The following proteins are co-located in the Rhodococcus opacus B4 genome:
- a CDS encoding bifunctional 3-(3-hydroxy-phenyl)propionate/3-hydroxycinnamic acid hydroxylase, translated as MTDTQTARAEANLAYDADVAVVGCGPVGTLLAVLLGQRGHRVTIVDKWPAPYEQPRAVTYDHEIARILAILGIDSDDDPAVEYHDDLYYWRNAEGENLLEVDWKSIAASGWRTRYWFSQPELEKRLRDVAATLPSVTIRRGWLATDLEQNGDGIVLTGQVTGTDGDAAPGVIRAKYVVGADGANSFVRTALGLDFADHGFFFDWLILDMIMPDISGLDLGPTHWQLCDPARPTTIVPGGPGRRRWEYMVLPGENPEELASEQSAWQLLEPWGVTPANAELERAAVYRFQARWAENWRNGRGLLAGDAAHLMPPFAGEGMCAGLRDSVALAWRLDLVLSCKSGDEVLDSYGTERKGHVHHYIDFSMRLGKIICIADADDAVARDRQMIAELAASDGTPVDTDIASLGPGLWTSGTAHAGELSVQGIVEANGRRGRFDDIAGRGWTVIGRGPSAADVLTDEQRRLWEILDGRCVRLGSAVTDCDVIDVDGTYARWLDEIGADFVILRPDFYVAATAPDVATLRASLDTILDGLHLTTTDRAPVAAR; from the coding sequence ATGACGGACACCCAGACGGCTCGCGCCGAGGCGAACCTCGCGTATGACGCCGACGTGGCAGTGGTGGGCTGCGGCCCCGTCGGAACGCTGCTGGCCGTACTGCTCGGTCAGCGCGGCCACCGCGTCACGATCGTCGACAAATGGCCCGCGCCCTACGAGCAGCCCCGCGCGGTCACCTACGACCATGAAATCGCTCGTATCCTCGCGATCCTGGGTATCGACTCGGACGACGATCCGGCGGTCGAGTACCACGACGATCTCTACTACTGGCGTAACGCGGAGGGCGAAAACCTCCTCGAGGTCGATTGGAAGTCCATCGCAGCATCGGGGTGGCGCACGCGGTACTGGTTCTCGCAGCCCGAACTCGAGAAGCGGCTGCGTGACGTCGCAGCGACGTTGCCGAGCGTGACGATCCGGCGCGGCTGGCTGGCCACCGACCTCGAACAGAACGGTGACGGGATCGTGCTGACCGGCCAGGTCACCGGCACGGACGGCGACGCGGCCCCCGGAGTGATCCGCGCGAAATACGTCGTCGGCGCGGACGGGGCGAACAGCTTCGTCCGTACGGCACTCGGCCTGGACTTCGCCGACCACGGATTCTTCTTCGACTGGCTGATCCTCGACATGATCATGCCGGACATCTCCGGCCTGGACCTCGGCCCGACGCACTGGCAGCTGTGCGACCCGGCCCGGCCGACGACGATCGTCCCGGGTGGCCCCGGCCGCCGCCGCTGGGAGTACATGGTGCTGCCGGGGGAGAACCCCGAAGAACTCGCCTCCGAACAGTCCGCGTGGCAACTGCTCGAGCCGTGGGGCGTCACCCCGGCCAACGCCGAACTCGAGCGTGCGGCGGTGTACCGATTCCAGGCGCGGTGGGCGGAGAACTGGCGCAACGGCCGCGGACTGCTCGCCGGCGACGCCGCGCATCTGATGCCGCCGTTCGCAGGCGAAGGCATGTGCGCGGGTTTGCGAGATTCGGTGGCCCTGGCATGGCGCCTGGACCTCGTGCTGTCGTGCAAGTCCGGCGACGAGGTGCTCGATTCCTACGGGACCGAACGCAAGGGGCACGTCCATCACTACATCGACTTCTCGATGCGCCTGGGCAAGATCATCTGCATTGCCGACGCCGACGACGCAGTCGCGCGAGATCGGCAGATGATCGCCGAGCTCGCCGCGTCCGACGGAACCCCGGTCGACACCGATATCGCCTCGCTCGGTCCGGGCCTGTGGACTTCCGGCACCGCACACGCCGGGGAGCTGTCCGTCCAGGGCATCGTGGAGGCGAACGGTCGACGAGGCCGATTCGACGACATCGCGGGCCGCGGCTGGACCGTGATCGGCCGCGGCCCATCCGCTGCCGACGTGCTCACCGACGAGCAGCGCCGCCTGTGGGAAATCCTGGACGGACGCTGTGTCCGGCTCGGATCGGCAGTTACGGACTGCGACGTGATCGACGTGGACGGCACCTACGCGCGATGGCTCGACGAGATCGGCGCCGACTTCGTGATCCTGCGCCCGGACTTCTACGTCGCGGCCACCGCGCCCGACGTGGCAACACTGCGGGCCTCACTCGACACGATTCTCGACGGGTTGCACCTGACCACCACCGATCGCGCACCGGTCGCGGCCCGATGA
- a CDS encoding purine-cytosine permease family protein, with translation MSTNLDPTTPLDDTAPSPPEDRFGHIETIGVEYIPESERDSRPLNMLAVFFGGNLAFSVIVFGWLPITFGLSFGSAVAASAIGIGLGTLLIAPLSLLGPRTGTNNTVSSGAHFGVSGRMIGSGLTLLFALAYAAIAVWTSGDALVAASHRLFGTPVDNGMLALGYGIIAAEIVAVALFGHGTVVALQKFVLPVVAALLLLGVFAFGGHFDGGAGSGDYLLGGFWPTWILAVVLAVGGPLSYAPTLGDYSRRISRVRFSDRSIVAATMAGIFFGLFLTAVFGSFTASTFTTLSDSYVADLVAEAPGWYVLPIVLVALAGGLGQGVLNVYASGLDLEALIPRLRRVHTTLITSALAVALLYIGVFVVDAVDSITAMTLVLNGFAAPWVAINVAGFLVARRGQYDAVDLQVFNLGRKGGRYWFTGGWNLRAVIPWAAGSVFGILAVDTSLYSGPLADIAHGVDVSLVGSSVIAVAGYLVALRLWPERVAPAEAPTP, from the coding sequence GTGTCCACGAATCTCGACCCGACGACGCCCCTCGACGACACCGCCCCCTCCCCGCCGGAGGACCGGTTCGGACACATCGAGACGATCGGCGTGGAGTACATCCCCGAATCGGAACGCGATTCGCGACCGCTCAACATGCTTGCGGTGTTCTTCGGCGGCAATCTGGCGTTCTCGGTGATCGTGTTCGGCTGGCTCCCCATCACTTTCGGGCTCAGCTTCGGCAGCGCGGTGGCGGCGAGCGCGATCGGTATCGGGCTCGGCACGCTCCTCATCGCTCCCCTGTCGCTCCTGGGTCCGCGCACCGGCACGAACAACACCGTGTCGAGTGGTGCGCACTTCGGAGTCAGCGGGCGGATGATCGGCTCGGGGCTCACCCTCCTCTTCGCCCTCGCGTACGCGGCGATCGCGGTCTGGACGTCAGGGGACGCACTGGTCGCGGCCTCACACCGCCTGTTCGGCACACCGGTCGACAACGGCATGCTCGCCCTCGGATACGGGATCATCGCCGCCGAGATCGTGGCCGTCGCGCTGTTCGGCCACGGCACGGTAGTCGCGCTCCAGAAGTTCGTGCTGCCCGTCGTCGCCGCACTGCTCCTGCTCGGGGTGTTCGCGTTCGGTGGCCATTTCGACGGTGGAGCGGGCAGCGGCGACTACCTGCTCGGCGGATTCTGGCCCACCTGGATCCTGGCCGTGGTCCTCGCCGTCGGCGGACCGCTGTCGTATGCCCCCACACTGGGCGACTACAGCAGGCGGATCTCCCGGGTGCGATTCAGCGACCGTTCGATCGTCGCGGCCACCATGGCCGGCATCTTCTTCGGGCTGTTCCTGACCGCGGTGTTCGGGTCGTTCACCGCCTCGACGTTCACCACGCTGAGCGACTCCTACGTCGCCGACCTGGTCGCGGAGGCCCCGGGCTGGTACGTGCTGCCTATCGTCCTCGTCGCCCTCGCGGGCGGCCTCGGGCAGGGCGTCCTGAACGTCTACGCCAGCGGACTCGACCTGGAGGCGCTGATTCCCCGGTTGCGACGCGTTCACACGACGCTGATCACGTCGGCGCTCGCCGTGGCACTGCTCTACATCGGCGTCTTCGTCGTCGACGCGGTCGATTCCATCACCGCGATGACGTTGGTGCTCAACGGTTTCGCGGCCCCCTGGGTGGCGATCAACGTCGCCGGCTTCCTGGTGGCGCGGCGCGGGCAGTACGACGCCGTCGATCTCCAGGTCTTCAACCTGGGCCGGAAGGGTGGACGGTACTGGTTCACCGGTGGCTGGAACCTGCGCGCCGTCATTCCCTGGGCGGCCGGGTCCGTATTCGGCATTCTCGCCGTCGACACGTCGCTGTACTCCGGGCCCCTTGCCGACATCGCGCACGGTGTCGATGTCAGTCTTGTCGGATCGTCGGTCATCGCCGTGGCCGGCTACCTCGTCGCGCTGCGACTGTGGCCCGAACGCGTGGCCCCGGCCGAGGCGCCGACACCCTGA
- a CDS encoding MCE family protein, with protein MNLELETSGGIFTNAEVTYRGVPVGRVGNMSLAADGVVVELRIDKTAPHIPASATAVVAKRSAIGEQYVDLQPSVDRGPFLADGSRIAAVDASTPVPVEELLASTGGLTESVPIDALHTVVTELGAAFDGKGEDLQSLAGSLSGLSTSGADSLDRTVAPIRDSRTVLGTQSEQPSAIEDFSADLDSLADRLRSSDPDVRRLIDNGNPASEQLGQLVSDVGPGGTTNLAGLSATAKAISVQATALRTLFVYLPGVAEASSTIAPDDGTVHLGLIAETNNPPSCTVGYEGTQTILAEMKRNDPNFDDTQQDFPQNTAASCEAPQGSLTGVRSADRIVFGDPATVQPWDSKPKKDPNRLDLNPIANQLAPLLGVTPN; from the coding sequence GTGAACCTCGAACTGGAAACGTCGGGCGGCATCTTCACCAATGCCGAGGTCACCTACCGCGGCGTGCCGGTCGGACGGGTCGGAAACATGTCCCTCGCGGCGGACGGCGTCGTCGTCGAACTGAGAATCGACAAGACCGCACCCCACATTCCCGCGTCCGCGACAGCCGTTGTGGCGAAGAGGTCGGCGATCGGTGAGCAGTACGTCGACCTGCAGCCCTCCGTCGATCGTGGGCCGTTCCTGGCGGACGGCTCCCGCATTGCCGCGGTAGACGCGTCGACGCCGGTGCCCGTCGAGGAGTTGCTCGCCAGCACAGGGGGATTGACTGAGTCCGTGCCAATCGACGCACTCCACACAGTCGTGACGGAACTCGGCGCGGCATTCGACGGAAAGGGTGAAGACCTTCAGTCGCTGGCTGGCTCGCTGTCCGGGCTGTCGACGTCGGGCGCCGATTCACTCGACCGAACCGTAGCTCCGATACGCGACAGCAGGACGGTGCTGGGCACGCAGTCCGAACAGCCCTCGGCGATCGAGGATTTCAGTGCAGATCTGGACTCGCTCGCGGACCGCCTGCGGAGCAGCGACCCCGATGTCCGGCGGCTGATCGACAACGGAAACCCGGCGAGCGAGCAACTGGGGCAATTGGTCTCGGACGTCGGCCCCGGCGGCACGACGAACCTCGCCGGCCTCTCCGCCACGGCAAAGGCGATCTCCGTGCAGGCCACGGCTCTGCGAACCCTGTTCGTGTACCTGCCGGGCGTGGCGGAGGCATCGTCGACGATCGCGCCCGACGACGGAACCGTGCACCTGGGCCTGATAGCCGAGACGAACAATCCGCCGTCGTGCACCGTCGGGTACGAGGGCACCCAGACGATCCTCGCCGAGATGAAGCGGAATGACCCGAACTTCGACGACACTCAGCAGGACTTCCCTCAGAACACCGCCGCGTCCTGCGAAGCACCACAGGGCAGCCTCACCGGCGTCCGCAGTGCCGACCGGATCGTGTTCGGCGACCCCGCCACCGTTCAGCCGTGGGACTCGAAACCCAAGAAGGACCCGAACAGACTGGACCTCAACCCGATTGCGAATCAGCTCGCCCCGCTGCTCGGGGTCACCCCCAACTGA
- a CDS encoding dioxygenase has protein sequence MTTHIADPINPQQRALEDELVATVVASFDGTPDPRLKQVMQSLTRHLHAFIRDVRLTEGEWNTAIEFLTAAGHITDDRRQEFVLLSDVLGASMQTIAVNNQAHRGATDATVFGPFFVDDAPEIPLGGDIAGGASGQPCWIEGTVTDTDGNPVPGARIEVWECDEDGYYDVQYADERIAGRAHLFTDDQGQYRFWGLTPVPYPIPHDGPVGKMLEAVGRSPVRASHLHFMVKADNLRTLVTHIFVDGDPQIEIGDSVFGVKDSLIKEFAQQAPGTPTPDGRELGDRSWARARFDIVLAPAGV, from the coding sequence ATGACCACCCACATCGCCGACCCGATCAACCCGCAGCAGCGGGCGCTCGAGGACGAACTCGTCGCCACCGTCGTCGCCTCGTTCGACGGCACCCCCGATCCGCGGCTGAAGCAGGTGATGCAGTCGCTGACCCGGCACCTGCACGCGTTCATCCGCGACGTGCGCCTGACCGAAGGCGAATGGAACACCGCCATCGAGTTCCTCACCGCCGCCGGGCACATCACCGACGACAGGCGCCAGGAATTCGTCCTGCTCTCCGACGTCCTCGGCGCCTCCATGCAGACCATCGCCGTCAACAACCAGGCCCACAGAGGAGCTACCGACGCCACCGTCTTCGGCCCCTTCTTCGTCGACGACGCCCCCGAGATCCCGCTCGGCGGCGACATCGCCGGCGGCGCATCCGGTCAGCCGTGCTGGATCGAAGGCACCGTCACCGACACCGACGGCAACCCCGTGCCCGGCGCCCGCATCGAGGTGTGGGAATGCGACGAAGACGGATACTACGACGTGCAATACGCCGACGAACGGATCGCCGGTCGAGCGCACCTGTTCACCGACGACCAAGGGCAGTACCGATTCTGGGGCCTGACGCCGGTGCCCTACCCCATCCCGCACGACGGACCGGTGGGCAAGATGCTCGAGGCCGTGGGCCGCTCACCCGTCCGGGCCTCGCACCTGCACTTCATGGTCAAAGCCGACAACCTGCGGACCCTGGTCACGCACATCTTCGTCGACGGCGATCCGCAGATCGAGATCGGCGACTCCGTCTTCGGAGTCAAGGACTCACTGATCAAGGAGTTCGCACAGCAGGCGCCCGGCACACCCACCCCGGACGGCCGCGAACTCGGCGACCGGTCCTGGGCACGAGCGCGTTTCGACATCGTCCTCGCACCCGCGGGCGTCTGA
- a CDS encoding aminotransferase class V-fold PLP-dependent enzyme: MTAVLTADVCVAPLAQVSGSDLRVPLVQGGECTYVNFDYAASAPALAQVTDRIGALLPTYSSVHRGAGYASRVSTECYEKARDSVARFVGACDDQVVVFTRNTTDSLNLLAGCVPGSTVVLDIEHHANLLPWKDSRVVRAADTLAETVRLLVAELCSKPTALLAVTGASNVTGEVLPIATLAEVAHRCGARILVDAAQLAPHRRIDVEEWGVDYLAFSGHKLYAPFGAGVLVGRRDWLDAAEPYLAGGGAVRNVTVESTHWAPAPARHEAGTPNVLGAAALAAACDALSELDFGTVAEHEAALTGRLLDGLGSVNGLEFLRLWSDAPDTVGIVTFTIDGFEPGEIAAYLSAEHGIGVRDGRFCAHPLLGRLGRPDGAVRVSVGLGSCSEDVDRLVDAVRTLVAGRRNWAYAKESGQWNPVPETRFSRDALV, from the coding sequence ATGACTGCTGTATTGACCGCTGACGTGTGTGTTGCCCCCCTGGCTCAGGTTTCGGGCTCCGACCTGCGGGTTCCGCTCGTTCAGGGCGGCGAGTGCACCTACGTGAACTTCGACTACGCGGCCAGTGCGCCGGCGTTGGCGCAGGTGACGGACCGTATCGGGGCCCTGCTTCCGACGTACTCCAGCGTGCACCGCGGCGCCGGCTACGCCTCGCGGGTGTCGACCGAGTGCTACGAGAAGGCCCGCGACTCGGTGGCCCGGTTCGTCGGAGCGTGCGACGACCAAGTGGTGGTATTCACCCGCAACACGACCGACTCGCTGAATCTGCTCGCCGGCTGCGTTCCCGGTAGCACCGTCGTCCTCGACATCGAGCACCACGCGAACCTGCTGCCGTGGAAGGACTCTCGCGTCGTCCGGGCGGCAGACACGCTGGCCGAGACCGTCCGGCTGCTGGTCGCCGAATTGTGCTCCAAGCCCACCGCCCTGCTCGCGGTGACGGGTGCGTCCAACGTGACCGGTGAGGTGCTGCCGATCGCGACCCTCGCCGAGGTGGCGCATCGTTGCGGCGCACGGATTCTCGTCGACGCTGCTCAGCTCGCACCGCACCGCCGCATCGACGTCGAGGAGTGGGGTGTCGACTACCTCGCCTTCTCCGGGCACAAGCTGTACGCCCCGTTCGGCGCCGGGGTGCTCGTGGGCCGCCGGGACTGGCTCGACGCCGCCGAGCCCTACCTCGCGGGCGGCGGCGCGGTCCGGAACGTGACCGTCGAATCCACGCACTGGGCGCCCGCCCCCGCCCGGCACGAGGCGGGAACCCCCAACGTGCTCGGCGCCGCGGCCCTCGCCGCCGCGTGCGATGCGCTGTCCGAACTGGACTTCGGCACGGTGGCCGAACACGAGGCGGCACTCACCGGCCGGTTGCTCGACGGCCTCGGCTCGGTCAACGGCCTGGAGTTCCTGCGGCTGTGGTCGGACGCCCCCGACACGGTGGGGATCGTGACGTTCACGATCGACGGTTTCGAGCCCGGGGAGATCGCCGCCTACCTGTCCGCCGAACACGGGATCGGAGTCCGCGACGGACGTTTCTGCGCCCACCCGCTGCTGGGTCGCCTCGGCAGGCCCGACGGTGCCGTGCGGGTGAGCGTCGGTCTCGGAAGCTGCTCCGAGGACGTGGACCGGCTGGTCGATGCCGTGCGCACCCTGGTGGCGGGACGGCGGAACTGGGCCTACGCCAAGGAAAGCGGCCAGTGGAATCCGGTGCCCGAGACCCGCTTTTCGCGAGACGCGCTAGTATGA
- a CDS encoding TetR/AcrR family transcriptional regulator, translated as MPAPSNSPATPAQGSRHQRRREKTRARLLDAARTLVAERGVDAVGLSDITEAADLGAGTFYNYFHSRDEIVEAVAEESIESLGARMDSMTAGMTDAADVFSSSLRHLVRHAISDPLWGWFVVRLGVAHPKLIAILGPRAARDLRMGVDSGRFTIPDVDIATACVFGALLSTLHHVVSAHTQDGVDEVFAQTMLCMVGVLPDEARDVAGRPLPPLPDVTT; from the coding sequence GTGCCCGCACCGTCGAACAGCCCCGCAACGCCCGCCCAGGGCTCGCGCCACCAGCGCCGGCGCGAGAAGACCCGCGCACGACTCCTCGATGCCGCCCGCACTCTCGTGGCCGAGCGCGGCGTCGACGCGGTGGGCCTGTCGGACATCACCGAGGCCGCCGATCTGGGCGCCGGGACGTTCTACAACTACTTCCATTCGCGTGACGAGATCGTCGAGGCCGTGGCCGAGGAATCGATCGAATCACTCGGCGCCAGAATGGATTCGATGACCGCCGGCATGACAGATGCGGCGGACGTGTTCTCCTCGTCGCTGCGCCATCTCGTCCGGCACGCCATCAGCGATCCCCTGTGGGGATGGTTCGTGGTGCGACTCGGTGTAGCCCATCCCAAGCTCATCGCCATCCTCGGCCCCCGGGCCGCACGCGACCTGCGCATGGGCGTCGACAGTGGAAGATTCACGATTCCCGACGTGGACATCGCCACCGCCTGCGTATTCGGCGCCCTGCTGTCGACGCTGCATCACGTCGTGTCCGCGCACACGCAGGACGGTGTCGACGAGGTCTTCGCTCAGACCATGCTGTGCATGGTCGGCGTCCTCCCCGACGAGGCCCGCGACGTCGCCGGCAGGCCACTGCCGCCCCTCCCCGACGTGACGACCTAA
- a CDS encoding putative leader peptide, with the protein MIAHWCRRHVDLCRTASGMCSS; encoded by the coding sequence ATGATTGCTCACTGGTGCCGTCGGCATGTGGATCTGTGCCGAACCGCCTCGGGTATGTGTTCGAGCTGA
- a CDS encoding maleylacetate reductase, whose product MNLHFDHVTLGQRVLFGSGCAADNLAAEVVRLAARRIMVIASRSETAVAQAVTQHIDVAVFHDDVAPHVPIANAEAARAVATDNSIDLLVCIGGGSTTGLAKAVALTSGLPIVAVPTTYAGSEATNVWGITEAARKTTGVDDKVLPGTVIYDAHLTLSLPVELSVASGLNGMAHCIDSMWAPRTDPINRAIAAEGIRALAAGLPAIKDDPQDLSGREQALYGAYLSAVAFASAGSGLHHKICHVLGGAYNLPHAQTHATVLPYVLAYNAPAAPEAERRIATALGTDTAVTGLNTLRKSLDAPHALKDYGFDETQVPEAVELILPFVPDSNPRPVTATDLDALLRAAHSGDTPVL is encoded by the coding sequence ATGAATCTGCATTTCGATCACGTGACTCTCGGGCAGCGGGTGCTGTTCGGATCCGGTTGTGCCGCCGACAACCTCGCGGCGGAGGTCGTCCGGCTCGCCGCCCGGCGGATCATGGTCATCGCCTCGCGATCCGAAACCGCAGTTGCCCAGGCGGTCACGCAGCACATCGACGTGGCCGTGTTCCACGACGATGTCGCCCCACACGTCCCGATCGCCAACGCAGAGGCGGCTCGGGCGGTGGCCACGGACAACTCGATCGACCTGCTGGTGTGTATCGGCGGCGGTTCGACCACCGGGCTGGCCAAGGCCGTCGCCCTCACGTCCGGGCTGCCGATCGTCGCGGTGCCCACCACCTACGCCGGCTCCGAGGCCACCAACGTCTGGGGCATCACCGAGGCCGCCCGCAAGACCACGGGTGTCGACGACAAGGTCCTGCCCGGCACCGTGATCTACGACGCACACCTGACGTTGTCGCTCCCGGTCGAATTGTCGGTCGCCTCCGGCCTCAACGGCATGGCTCACTGCATCGACTCGATGTGGGCGCCGCGCACCGACCCGATCAACCGGGCCATCGCGGCGGAGGGAATCCGTGCCCTCGCGGCCGGACTGCCCGCGATCAAGGACGATCCGCAGGACCTGAGCGGACGCGAGCAGGCGCTGTACGGCGCGTACCTGTCCGCGGTCGCATTCGCCTCCGCCGGATCGGGACTGCACCACAAGATCTGCCACGTCCTCGGCGGCGCGTACAACCTGCCCCACGCGCAAACCCACGCGACGGTCCTGCCCTACGTGCTCGCCTACAACGCCCCTGCTGCACCCGAAGCGGAGCGGCGGATCGCCACGGCACTCGGCACCGACACCGCCGTCACGGGACTGAACACGCTGCGGAAGAGCCTCGACGCCCCCCACGCCCTGAAGGACTACGGATTCGACGAGACGCAGGTTCCCGAGGCCGTCGAGTTGATCCTGCCCTTCGTCCCCGACTCGAACCCCCGGCCGGTGACGGCCACCGACCTCGACGCGCTCCTGCGCGCGGCCCACTCCGGCGACACCCCCGTGCTGTGA